A genomic segment from Stenotrophomonas maltophilia encodes:
- a CDS encoding helix-turn-helix transcriptional regulator has protein sequence MTAMLPPATALLAEMASLAGCARAEGYACISARREHGASSVEIPQPQFAILLEGRKQVRTAHQSLEFIPGDILLLTQRCRIDVVNTPDPRSGRYLSAIVPLCAEVLAAARTLWSEDLPAPGQAMARLPLIDHGAVLRQWRQSLQDGRYSEARLALASLVLTLCRQGHGNLLLPQAPSLGEQIRDRIAAEPARDWQSRDVEEQFALSGATLRRRLAAEDTSLRQLLTEARLAHGMQLLYTTDLPLKTVAARAGYRSTASFSKRFVEQYGLAPTDI, from the coding sequence ATGACCGCCATGCTGCCCCCGGCCACCGCACTGCTGGCCGAGATGGCCAGCCTGGCCGGCTGCGCACGCGCCGAAGGCTATGCATGCATCTCCGCTCGCCGGGAACATGGCGCCAGCTCGGTGGAGATTCCACAACCGCAGTTCGCGATCCTGCTGGAGGGCCGCAAGCAGGTGCGGACCGCACACCAGTCGCTGGAGTTCATCCCCGGCGACATCCTGCTGCTGACCCAGCGCTGCCGCATCGATGTGGTCAACACCCCCGACCCACGCAGCGGCCGCTACCTCAGCGCCATCGTGCCGCTGTGTGCCGAAGTGCTGGCAGCGGCACGCACGCTGTGGAGCGAGGACCTTCCCGCCCCGGGCCAGGCGATGGCGCGACTGCCGTTGATCGATCATGGCGCCGTGCTGCGCCAGTGGCGGCAATCGCTGCAGGACGGCCGTTACAGCGAAGCGCGGCTGGCCCTGGCCTCGCTGGTACTGACCCTGTGCCGGCAGGGTCATGGCAACCTGCTGCTGCCGCAGGCACCGAGCCTGGGCGAACAGATCCGCGACCGCATCGCCGCCGAACCGGCACGCGACTGGCAGTCGCGCGATGTGGAAGAACAGTTCGCGCTGAGCGGCGCGACCCTGCGCCGTCGCCTCGCCGCCGAGGACACAAGCCTGCGCCAGCTGCTCACCGAGGCACGGCTGGCGCATGGCATGCAGCTGCTCTACACCACCGACCTGCCATTGAAGACCGTCGCAGCACGCGCGGGCTACCGGTCCACGGCGAGTTTCAGCAAGCGCTTCGTCGAGCAGTACGGACTGGCTCCCACAGACATTTGA
- a CDS encoding TetR/AcrR family transcriptional regulator, whose translation MGVMNSTTLPEPTTPTRRRGRPARPEAEVRHAVLQATLELLLAQGYEATTIEAVAAHAGVAKKTVYRHASNREELVGLAVREWTDGFAPQLQRDARDADEVMPLLQAILHAVCAQALSAQAVQVFRLLATEFPGKDALLQAYLDNGIERGRALLADWLARQQQRGLLREGDPVRMARLLLAMAVAEPLRERVIGVVAEDAPVEVHLRDCLVLLGPVLQAP comes from the coding sequence ATGGGCGTAATGAACAGCACGACCCTGCCCGAGCCCACAACGCCGACCCGCCGCCGCGGCCGCCCTGCGCGCCCGGAGGCGGAAGTCCGCCACGCGGTACTGCAGGCCACGCTGGAGCTGCTGCTGGCACAGGGTTACGAGGCCACCACCATCGAAGCGGTGGCGGCGCACGCCGGGGTGGCGAAGAAGACGGTGTATCGCCACGCCAGCAATCGCGAGGAACTGGTTGGGCTTGCGGTGCGCGAGTGGACCGACGGCTTCGCGCCGCAACTGCAGCGCGATGCGCGGGATGCCGACGAGGTGATGCCGTTGCTGCAGGCCATCCTGCACGCGGTATGCGCACAGGCGCTGTCGGCGCAGGCGGTGCAGGTGTTCCGCCTGCTGGCCACCGAATTTCCCGGCAAGGACGCGCTGCTGCAGGCCTATCTGGACAACGGCATCGAACGCGGCCGTGCGCTGCTGGCCGACTGGCTGGCGCGCCAGCAGCAGCGTGGGCTGCTGCGCGAGGGAGATCCGGTGCGCATGGCGCGGCTACTGCTGGCGATGGCCGTGGCCGAACCGCTGCGCGAACGCGTGATCGGCGTGGTGGCCGAGGATGCACCGGTGGAGGTGCACCTGCGTGATTGCCTGGTGTTGTTGGGGCCGGTGTTGCAGGCGCCGTAA
- the yihA gene encoding ribosome biogenesis GTP-binding protein YihA/YsxC: MSLLIERARYHLSAHNVRQLPPDEGAEVAFAGRSNAGKSSALNALTRQNALARVSKTPGRTQQLVFFQVTPEAHLVDLPGYGYAKVPLDLQAHWQAFIDKYFRTREALKGLVVVMDIRHPLKDYDRQMLSYAVQRGLPAHALLTKADKLSRSQQMQSLQKVRKELHSAYGDSVSVQVFSGEDRTGVDEARGVIGGWLGLA; this comes from the coding sequence ATGTCATTGCTCATCGAACGCGCCCGTTACCACCTTTCGGCCCACAACGTGCGGCAGCTGCCGCCCGACGAAGGGGCCGAAGTGGCCTTTGCCGGCCGCTCCAACGCCGGCAAGTCCAGTGCGCTCAACGCGCTGACCCGCCAGAACGCCCTGGCCCGTGTCTCCAAGACCCCCGGCCGCACCCAGCAGCTGGTGTTCTTCCAGGTCACCCCGGAAGCCCATCTGGTCGATCTGCCCGGTTACGGCTACGCCAAGGTGCCGCTGGACCTGCAGGCGCATTGGCAGGCCTTCATCGACAAGTACTTCCGCACCCGCGAGGCCCTGAAGGGGCTGGTGGTGGTGATGGACATCCGCCATCCGCTGAAGGATTACGACCGGCAGATGCTGTCCTACGCCGTGCAGCGTGGCCTGCCGGCGCACGCGCTGCTGACCAAGGCCGACAAGCTCAGCCGCAGCCAGCAGATGCAGTCCCTGCAGAAGGTGCGCAAGGAACTGCACTCGGCCTATGGCGACAGCGTGAGCGTGCAGGTGTTCTCCGGCGAGGACCGCACCGGCGTGGACGAAGCCCGCGGCGTGATCGGCGGCTGGCTGGGGCTGGCATAA
- a CDS encoding NnrS family protein, producing the protein MTKVKEAAIARAQTRHMVRLPSPAMLMHAPHRLLFFIGASNLLLAMLWWALWLGALRGLWTPQPPPLPPAWLHALLMQYLVLPSFIFGFLLTVFPRWMAQPELPRSRYAPVGIGLFGGQALLIAAACGWTPGLWPGLLLALAGWSAGPIVLGRVLKAAGPNRNWHARACYAALLLGWLGLLLFMAVVRGHATLMPVTVALGTFGLLLPVYLTVAHRMIPFFANNVVDGYVPWRPLRWLAAMWALLMLRLLLSALQIDNLLWLVDAPLLVLSLQALWHWWPRGPMPGLLAALFLALAWLPVSFALYLLQDVGQLLGHPQLLGRAPLHALAVGLFGSLLVAMVTRVTQGHSGRPLVMPAVAWFAFVALQAVAIMRILAELMPDAYAWHFAAAIGWLLALAPWVARLGWIYLSPRRDGKPG; encoded by the coding sequence ATGACGAAGGTCAAGGAAGCGGCCATCGCTCGGGCGCAGACTCGCCACATGGTCCGCCTGCCCTCCCCTGCGATGCTGATGCATGCGCCGCATCGGCTGCTGTTCTTCATCGGCGCCAGCAACCTGCTGCTGGCGATGCTGTGGTGGGCGCTGTGGCTGGGCGCATTGCGCGGGCTGTGGACGCCGCAGCCACCGCCGCTGCCACCGGCCTGGCTGCACGCGCTGCTGATGCAGTACCTGGTGCTGCCCAGTTTCATCTTCGGCTTCCTGCTCACCGTGTTTCCGCGCTGGATGGCGCAACCGGAGCTGCCACGCAGCCGTTACGCGCCGGTCGGCATCGGGCTGTTTGGCGGGCAGGCGCTGCTGATTGCCGCCGCCTGCGGCTGGACACCCGGGTTGTGGCCCGGCCTGCTGCTGGCACTGGCCGGCTGGAGCGCCGGACCGATCGTGCTGGGACGCGTGCTCAAGGCCGCCGGCCCCAACCGTAACTGGCACGCGCGTGCGTGCTATGCCGCACTGCTGTTGGGCTGGCTGGGGCTGCTGCTGTTCATGGCGGTGGTGCGCGGCCACGCCACGCTGATGCCGGTCACTGTGGCACTCGGCACGTTCGGCCTGCTGCTGCCGGTCTACCTCACCGTCGCGCACCGGATGATCCCGTTCTTCGCCAACAACGTGGTGGACGGCTATGTGCCGTGGCGGCCGCTGCGCTGGCTGGCCGCGATGTGGGCCCTGCTGATGCTGCGCCTGCTGTTGAGTGCGTTGCAGATCGACAACCTGCTGTGGCTGGTCGATGCGCCGCTGCTGGTGTTGTCGCTGCAGGCGCTCTGGCACTGGTGGCCACGGGGGCCGATGCCGGGCCTGCTCGCAGCCCTGTTCCTGGCGCTGGCGTGGCTGCCGGTCAGCTTCGCGCTGTACCTGCTGCAGGACGTGGGTCAACTGCTCGGCCATCCGCAGCTGCTCGGCCGCGCGCCGCTGCACGCACTCGCCGTGGGCCTGTTCGGCAGCCTGCTGGTGGCGATGGTGACCCGGGTCACCCAGGGGCATTCCGGGCGACCGCTGGTAATGCCGGCAGTGGCCTGGTTCGCGTTCGTCGCGCTGCAGGCAGTGGCGATCATGCGCATCCTCGCCGAGCTGATGCCCGATGCCTATGCGTGGCATTTCGCCGCTGCCATTGGTTGGCTGCTGGCACTGGCCCCGTGGGTGGCCCGGCTGGGCTGGATCTACCTGAGCCCACGGCGCGACGGCAAGCCGGGCTGA
- a CDS encoding MBL fold metallo-hydrolase has protein sequence MTLRYLPLHGALLLALSSLPLAAMAEATSPAPTQQVPGVYHQRVGALQVTALFDGVVALGRQEVVDVPPTLVSRLLEGRYVPEDKKGLQTAINAFLVRQGNHLTLVDTGTAQCFGPGLGQVLGNLRASGVDPAEVDEVLLTHAHPDHLCGVLDAQGKPAYPNATVWLSRADADYWLNPASEASAPKGVRFAFPLARNAVAPYQASGHLRTFSPGDALPGGAVAMDTHGHTPGHVSYRFDSQGQSLLVWGDVLHFHAVQFAHPEAAFEADSDRKAAIASRRGLLQQATANGWWVAGAHLPFPGLGHVRGEGQAYAWVPAEYSPLK, from the coding sequence ATGACCCTGCGTTACCTGCCGCTGCACGGCGCCCTGCTGCTGGCACTGTCGTCCCTGCCGCTGGCCGCGATGGCCGAAGCCACCTCGCCCGCTCCCACCCAGCAGGTGCCCGGCGTCTACCACCAGCGCGTCGGCGCGCTGCAGGTCACCGCCCTGTTCGACGGCGTGGTCGCGCTGGGCCGGCAGGAAGTGGTGGACGTGCCGCCGACACTGGTCAGCCGCCTGTTGGAAGGCCGCTACGTACCGGAAGACAAGAAGGGCCTGCAGACCGCGATCAACGCCTTCCTGGTACGCCAGGGCAACCACCTGACCCTGGTCGATACCGGCACCGCGCAGTGCTTCGGCCCCGGCCTGGGCCAGGTGCTGGGCAACCTGCGCGCCTCCGGCGTGGATCCGGCCGAGGTGGACGAGGTGCTGTTGACCCACGCCCATCCGGACCACCTGTGCGGGGTGCTCGACGCGCAGGGCAAGCCGGCCTACCCGAATGCCACCGTGTGGCTGTCCAGGGCCGATGCGGATTACTGGCTCAACCCGGCCAGCGAGGCTTCCGCGCCGAAGGGCGTGCGCTTCGCCTTCCCGCTGGCGCGCAACGCGGTCGCGCCGTACCAGGCCAGCGGCCACCTGCGCACCTTCAGCCCCGGCGATGCCCTGCCCGGTGGCGCGGTGGCGATGGACACCCATGGCCACACCCCCGGCCATGTTTCCTACCGGTTCGACAGCCAGGGCCAGTCCCTGCTGGTGTGGGGCGATGTGCTGCACTTCCATGCGGTGCAGTTCGCGCACCCGGAGGCGGCATTCGAGGCCGATTCGGACCGCAAGGCGGCCATCGCCAGCCGTCGCGGGCTGCTGCAGCAGGCCACCGCCAACGGCTGGTGGGTGGCCGGTGCGCACCTGCCGTTCCCGGGCCTGGGCCACGTGCGTGGCGAGGGCCAGGCCTACGCGTGGGTGCCGGCGGAGTATTCGCCGTTGAAATGA
- a CDS encoding VOC family protein: MNATAHSFIVNLDVPDLAAAEAFYTEAFGLRIGRRLGPDAVELLGGPAPLYLLKNEPGSAATEDGDVRDYERHWTPLHLDWVVDDINAALVRAVAAGATLEQSVRERRWGRIAVLADPFGHGFCLIQFSAEGYDALVE, from the coding sequence ATGAACGCCACTGCCCACAGCTTCATCGTCAACCTCGACGTGCCCGACCTGGCCGCCGCCGAGGCCTTCTACACGGAAGCCTTCGGCCTGCGCATCGGGCGCCGCCTCGGGCCGGATGCGGTGGAGCTTCTCGGTGGACCCGCGCCGCTGTATCTGTTGAAGAACGAACCCGGCAGCGCCGCCACCGAGGACGGCGACGTGCGCGACTACGAGCGCCACTGGACGCCACTGCACCTGGACTGGGTGGTGGATGACATCAACGCCGCGCTGGTACGTGCAGTTGCAGCCGGGGCGACACTTGAGCAATCCGTGCGCGAGCGTCGCTGGGGTCGCATCGCCGTGCTGGCCGATCCGTTCGGCCACGGCTTCTGCCTGATCCAGTTCAGTGCTGAAGGCTACGACGCGCTGGTCGAATGA
- a CDS encoding DAPG hydrolase family protein — translation MDTAVNARAWLDHHDLLDPAPMHLETGIQRREDGSLLVAVRTDLHGCKGRMLDWWFTFFETTQHIRWWHPVDHVEHRGWDAAWQRGRSYHGASIHAVESLADIPPVAARLKFHDPRTLLVTERLQAAQDAGDVSAVIAARIGFGDCVRLDAQGDPCDGQMLHVARDTPFGCVLRSRFVLGLDSSDPQREAGDAVGLGLLKHCYTEFSFLSRLLPSLYYGERANGEAVPLPW, via the coding sequence ATGGATACCGCTGTGAACGCTCGCGCCTGGCTGGACCACCACGATCTGCTGGACCCGGCGCCGATGCACCTGGAGACCGGCATCCAGCGCCGCGAAGATGGCAGCCTGCTGGTGGCGGTGCGCACCGATCTGCACGGCTGCAAGGGTCGCATGCTGGACTGGTGGTTCACCTTCTTCGAGACCACCCAGCACATCCGCTGGTGGCATCCGGTCGATCATGTCGAGCATCGCGGCTGGGACGCGGCCTGGCAGCGTGGACGCAGCTATCACGGCGCCAGCATCCATGCCGTGGAATCACTGGCCGACATTCCGCCGGTGGCGGCGCGCCTGAAGTTCCATGACCCGCGCACGCTGCTGGTGACCGAGCGCCTGCAGGCGGCACAGGATGCAGGCGATGTATCGGCGGTGATCGCCGCGCGCATCGGCTTCGGTGATTGCGTGCGCCTGGATGCACAGGGCGACCCCTGCGACGGTCAGATGCTGCACGTGGCGCGCGATACGCCGTTTGGCTGTGTGCTGCGCAGCCGCTTCGTGCTCGGCCTGGATAGTTCCGATCCGCAGCGCGAGGCCGGAGACGCGGTCGGCCTGGGCCTGCTCAAGCATTGCTACACGGAGTTCAGTTTCCTCTCGCGACTGCTGCCGTCGCTGTACTACGGCGAGCGTGCCAACGGCGAAGCAGTGCCGTTGCCGTGGTGA
- a CDS encoding LysR family transcriptional regulator has product MATDNLSHLAAFAAVARHRSFRRAGAELALSTSAVSYAIRALEERLGVGLFHRTTRSVALTEAGQRLLERLQPALGQVHEALEEMNQFRAVPAGLLRINATRAAVSTQLGPRLARFLHAHPDVRVELTENDGLVDIVAEGYDAGVRLHEFVPEDMVAVPMGPPLRGLIVGSPDYLRRHPAPQHPRDLAAHECIRFRFASGHLYKWQFERGGQALEIDVPGRLTLGEQGTVVGAVLDGIGLAYVLEDTARPYIESGQMVAVLEDWSEPFAGFALYYPKQRQMPGALRAFVDMLRE; this is encoded by the coding sequence GTGGCCACTGACAACCTCTCCCACCTGGCCGCGTTCGCTGCGGTCGCCCGCCACCGCAGCTTCCGCCGTGCCGGTGCGGAGCTGGCGCTGTCGACCTCGGCGGTGAGCTATGCGATCCGCGCGCTGGAAGAACGGTTGGGCGTGGGCCTGTTCCATCGCACCACCCGCAGCGTGGCCCTGACCGAGGCCGGGCAGCGGCTGCTGGAGCGGTTGCAGCCGGCGCTGGGGCAGGTGCACGAAGCACTGGAGGAGATGAACCAGTTCCGCGCCGTCCCGGCGGGCCTGCTGCGCATCAACGCCACCCGTGCGGCGGTGTCGACCCAGCTGGGGCCGCGGCTGGCGCGCTTCCTGCACGCCCATCCCGACGTGCGGGTGGAACTGACCGAGAACGATGGTCTGGTCGACATCGTCGCCGAGGGTTACGACGCCGGCGTGCGCCTGCATGAGTTCGTGCCCGAGGACATGGTGGCGGTGCCGATGGGGCCACCACTGCGCGGTCTGATCGTCGGCTCGCCGGACTACCTGCGGCGGCATCCGGCGCCACAGCATCCGCGCGACCTGGCCGCGCACGAATGCATCCGCTTCCGCTTCGCCAGCGGGCACCTGTACAAGTGGCAGTTCGAGCGCGGTGGGCAGGCACTGGAGATCGACGTGCCCGGACGGCTCACGCTGGGCGAGCAGGGCACCGTGGTCGGCGCGGTACTCGATGGCATCGGCCTGGCCTACGTGCTGGAAGACACGGCAAGGCCGTACATCGAATCCGGGCAGATGGTGGCGGTGCTGGAAGACTGGAGCGAACCGTTCGCCGGCTTCGCGCTGTACTACCCGAAGCAGCGGCAGATGCCGGGTGCGCTGCGCGCGTTCGTGGATATGCTGCGGGAGTGA
- a CDS encoding NAD(P)-dependent alcohol dehydrogenase has protein sequence MSLARGYAAHSHTDPLIPYEFERRAVGPDDVRIEILYSGICHSDLHQARDDWGGSIYPMVPGHEIIGRVTEVGSNVTRFKVGDHAGVGCMVDSCRHCDACEHDLEQYCAEGATWTYNGRERESGAPTYGGYSDHVVVEQRFVVKVSETLDLKAAAPLLCAGITTWSPLRHWKVGPGQKVGVIGLGGLGHMGVKFAKALGAHVVMITTTPEKGADAKRLGADEVLVSRDAAQMKAHAGSFDFLLNTIPVGHDTNPYMGLLKREATMCLVGVLTELDPPLTGGSVIFGRKHLTGSAIGGMAETQEMMDFCAEHGIVSDVEMIDIKNVNEAWERMAKNDVRYRFVIDMATMKNAA, from the coding sequence ATGTCCCTCGCCCGTGGTTACGCCGCCCATTCACATACCGACCCGCTGATCCCCTACGAATTCGAACGCCGCGCGGTCGGCCCGGACGATGTGCGCATCGAGATCCTCTACAGCGGCATCTGCCATTCCGACCTGCACCAGGCCCGCGACGACTGGGGTGGCTCGATCTACCCGATGGTGCCCGGCCACGAGATCATCGGCCGCGTCACCGAGGTCGGCAGCAACGTCACCCGCTTCAAGGTCGGCGACCACGCCGGCGTGGGCTGCATGGTCGACTCGTGCCGCCACTGCGACGCCTGCGAGCACGACCTGGAGCAGTACTGCGCCGAAGGCGCGACCTGGACCTACAACGGCCGTGAACGCGAAAGCGGCGCGCCGACCTACGGCGGCTATTCCGACCACGTGGTGGTCGAACAGCGCTTCGTGGTGAAGGTGTCCGAAACGCTGGACCTGAAGGCCGCCGCCCCGCTGCTGTGCGCCGGCATCACCACCTGGTCGCCGCTGCGCCACTGGAAGGTCGGCCCGGGCCAGAAGGTCGGCGTGATCGGCCTCGGTGGCCTCGGCCACATGGGCGTGAAGTTCGCCAAGGCGCTCGGCGCGCACGTGGTGATGATCACCACCACGCCGGAAAAGGGTGCCGACGCCAAGCGCCTGGGCGCCGATGAAGTGCTGGTCTCGCGCGATGCCGCGCAGATGAAGGCGCATGCCGGCAGCTTCGATTTCCTGCTCAACACCATCCCGGTCGGCCATGACACCAACCCGTACATGGGCCTGCTCAAGCGCGAGGCCACCATGTGCCTGGTCGGCGTGCTGACCGAACTGGACCCGCCGCTGACCGGTGGCAGCGTGATCTTCGGCCGCAAGCACCTGACCGGCTCTGCGATCGGCGGCATGGCCGAAACCCAGGAAATGATGGACTTCTGTGCCGAGCACGGCATCGTCAGCGATGTCGAGATGATCGACATCAAGAACGTCAACGAAGCCTGGGAACGCATGGCGAAGAACGATGTGCGCTACCGCTTCGTGATCGACATGGCGACGATGAAGAACGCCGCCTGA
- a CDS encoding glutamate--cysteine ligase, whose product MSSPSHVADTPITDRSQLVEVIASGEKPRAQWRIGTEHEKFGFRLDDLRPPTFEGERGIEALLNGLVRFGWEPVQENGNTIALLRDGASVTLEPAGQLELSGAALETIHQTCVETGTHLNEVAQVAGELQLGFLGMGFQPKWKRDEMPWMPKGRYKIMRSYMPKVGSLGLDMMTRTCTVQVNLDYATEADMVKKFRVSLALQPIATALFADSPFTEGKPNGYLSYRSHIWTDTDADRTGMLDFVFEDGFGYERYVDYLLDVPMYFSYRDGIYHDASGQSFRDFMQAKLPVLPGALPTLRDWSDHMTTAFPEVRLKKYLEMRGADGGPWSRLCALPAFWVGLLYDDTALDAAWDLVRDFTLAERHALRDGVPKHAMNLPFRNGSVRDLAREAVRISVEGLKRRAARNADGQDESKFLDVLQEIVESGLTPAERKLALFHGRWHGDVDPVFREFAY is encoded by the coding sequence TTGTCGAGCCCCAGCCACGTCGCCGATACACCCATTACCGACCGCTCGCAGCTGGTGGAGGTGATCGCCTCCGGCGAGAAGCCCCGTGCGCAGTGGCGCATCGGCACCGAGCACGAGAAGTTCGGGTTCCGCCTGGATGACCTGCGCCCGCCGACCTTCGAAGGCGAGCGCGGCATCGAAGCGCTGCTCAACGGGCTGGTCCGCTTCGGCTGGGAACCGGTGCAGGAGAACGGCAACACGATCGCGCTGCTGCGCGATGGTGCCTCGGTGACGCTGGAACCAGCCGGGCAGCTGGAACTGTCCGGCGCGGCTTTGGAGACCATCCACCAGACCTGCGTGGAGACCGGCACCCACCTCAATGAAGTGGCGCAGGTGGCCGGCGAACTGCAGCTGGGTTTCCTCGGCATGGGCTTCCAGCCGAAGTGGAAGCGCGATGAAATGCCGTGGATGCCGAAGGGCCGCTACAAGATCATGCGCTCGTACATGCCCAAGGTCGGCTCGCTCGGCCTGGACATGATGACCCGCACCTGCACGGTGCAGGTGAACCTGGACTACGCCACCGAAGCGGACATGGTGAAGAAGTTCCGCGTGTCGCTGGCGCTGCAGCCGATCGCCACCGCGTTGTTCGCCGATTCGCCGTTCACCGAAGGCAAGCCGAACGGCTACCTGAGCTATCGCTCACACATCTGGACCGACACCGACGCCGACCGCACCGGCATGCTCGACTTCGTGTTCGAGGATGGCTTCGGTTACGAGCGCTATGTCGATTACCTGCTCGACGTGCCGATGTACTTCTCCTACCGAGATGGCATCTACCACGACGCCAGTGGGCAGAGCTTCCGCGATTTCATGCAGGCCAAGCTGCCGGTGCTGCCGGGTGCGCTGCCGACGCTGCGCGACTGGTCGGACCACATGACCACCGCGTTCCCGGAAGTGCGTTTGAAGAAGTACCTGGAAATGCGCGGCGCCGATGGTGGCCCGTGGAGCCGCCTGTGTGCGCTGCCGGCGTTCTGGGTGGGCCTGCTGTACGACGACACCGCACTGGATGCCGCCTGGGACCTGGTGCGTGACTTCACCCTGGCCGAGCGCCATGCACTGCGCGACGGCGTGCCGAAGCATGCGATGAACCTGCCGTTCCGTAATGGCAGCGTGCGCGACCTGGCCCGCGAAGCGGTGAGGATTTCCGTTGAAGGCCTCAAGCGCCGCGCGGCGCGCAATGCCGACGGCCAGGACGAGAGCAAGTTCCTGGACGTGCTGCAGGAGATCGTCGAATCCGGCCTGACCCCGGCCGAGCGCAAGCTGGCGCTGTTCCATGGCCGCTGGCACGGCGACGTCGATCCGGTGTTCCGCGAGTTCGCGTACTGA
- a CDS encoding SMI1/KNR4 family protein, whose protein sequence is MSALSSIEQATGQTFPPLFKQLHAAGRLSWGTPHPEWSEVVFPVLQADPPVLLYAQDYEPLEHDALLEAWQELTAEDHYNPVRTDLQLLPFARTGAGDNYCFWSNAPGFSEPPVVMVWHDDDRADLLAASYQDFLFRKMVEAVADYQRPYTLLSHGELAGNLQRWLQTHHSFLRDDQYATLQRLFARVADIEEGNFSEDDAQAIVAEVIGFERLDESFGYVREDA, encoded by the coding sequence ATGAGCGCGCTATCCAGCATCGAACAGGCCACCGGCCAGACCTTCCCGCCCCTGTTCAAGCAGTTGCATGCAGCGGGTCGGTTGAGCTGGGGTACTCCTCATCCGGAATGGTCCGAGGTGGTATTCCCGGTGTTGCAGGCGGATCCACCGGTGCTGCTGTACGCCCAGGACTATGAGCCGCTGGAGCATGATGCGCTGCTCGAGGCGTGGCAGGAGCTGACCGCGGAGGATCATTACAATCCCGTGCGCACTGACCTGCAGTTGCTGCCCTTTGCGCGGACCGGCGCGGGTGACAACTACTGCTTCTGGAGCAACGCGCCCGGTTTCAGCGAACCGCCGGTGGTGATGGTGTGGCATGACGACGACCGTGCCGATCTGCTGGCCGCCAGCTACCAGGATTTCCTGTTCCGCAAGATGGTCGAAGCGGTTGCCGACTACCAGCGGCCATACACGCTGCTGTCGCATGGCGAGCTGGCCGGGAATCTGCAGCGCTGGCTGCAGACCCATCATTCCTTCCTGCGCGACGACCAGTACGCGACGTTGCAGCGGCTGTTCGCCCGCGTTGCCGATATTGAAGAAGGAAACTTCAGCGAAGACGATGCACAGGCCATCGTCGCTGAAGTGATCGGCTTCGAGCGGTTGGACGAGTCGTTCGGCTACGTGCGCGAGGACGCCTGA
- a CDS encoding VIT1/CCC1 transporter family protein — MSRHSRHPELHRSERVGWLRAAVLGANDGIVSVAGLVVGVAASGASAATILATGVAGTVAGAMSMAAGEYVSVQTQADTEDADLAMEKRELHEDPHSELEELAAIYRHRGLEPALARQVAEQLTAHDALGAHARDELGITDTLRARPLQAALASAGAFTCGAALPVLTALLAPVDKVAMMTTASTLLGLCLTGAMAAQAGGAPPVRGAIRVMFWGALAMAAAAGVGRLLGAHVS; from the coding sequence ATGAGCCGCCATTCACGACACCCCGAACTGCACCGCTCCGAGCGCGTCGGCTGGCTGCGTGCTGCCGTACTGGGGGCCAACGATGGCATCGTCTCGGTGGCCGGCCTGGTGGTCGGCGTGGCCGCCAGCGGCGCCTCCGCGGCGACCATCCTGGCCACCGGCGTGGCTGGCACCGTGGCCGGCGCGATGTCGATGGCCGCCGGCGAGTATGTCTCGGTGCAGACCCAGGCCGACACCGAAGACGCCGACCTGGCGATGGAGAAGCGCGAACTGCACGAAGACCCGCACAGCGAGCTGGAAGAGCTGGCCGCGATCTACCGCCACCGCGGCCTGGAGCCTGCACTGGCACGGCAGGTGGCCGAACAGCTCACCGCCCACGACGCGCTGGGCGCCCATGCCCGCGACGAGCTGGGCATCACCGATACCCTGCGCGCCCGCCCGCTGCAGGCAGCGCTGGCCTCGGCCGGCGCCTTCACCTGCGGTGCGGCACTGCCGGTGCTGACCGCGCTGCTCGCACCGGTCGACAAGGTCGCGATGATGACCACCGCCAGCACCCTGCTCGGCCTGTGCCTGACCGGCGCGATGGCGGCCCAGGCCGGCGGCGCACCGCCGGTACGCGGCGCGATCCGGGTGATGTTCTGGGGCGCGCTGGCGATGGCCGCGGCCGCAGGCGTCGGCCGCCTGCTTGGTGCCCACGTGTCATGA